AACCGTAATTTTCTAGTGGGACAAGTTTATCCTACTTTCTTAATAATAGAGATGATTTTAATCGTTATATACTCGATATTCATTTATGTATGCGAAGTAATCAGTtactattttacaataattgtaaaatctttgttttacaataattgtacGTCATATCGATTCTCAACGTTAACAATCGGGAGCAATTAGATAGATAGCGTGCATGATTATGTGATTTAGTCCCGAGTACTCAATAGAGATTGTAGATGAAATTATCTTCATTATAAGCATGAATAATTTGTTAAGATTTttgtattcaatatatattatatatagataaatatataaatttagtaaattaaaaatcgttATTCTTACATGTTATCTGACGAAGCAATCGATTAATCATAAGTTAAAGCGAtgttaaagtttatataatgcATCGAGATAATACGACGATAGTGATGTATTACGTGTATTGAAcaaattatgattaataataaagaatatatttatatgtgataaaaaagccggttatacatatataatacatatactcTTTGttccatttttcatttttttatttaactgaaGACTGAATGAATTGTTAGGTATAGACAACCATCATACGAtagtaagaaaagaaatttatattcaacttatatatatttgcagatTACTTACCGGAATTtggaagatatttttaatgctaCTAGCTTTAGACAATATCGAATTAAACAAATTGCAGCATCCAGTCCATCATTCTAATTATCATCCTTAACGTTACCACAAACtgcacataaaattttaattatattaatatttatagtttgAAACAAGATTAAATCTCGATATTAAAggagtatatatttttatgagaaaagaaaaataaaataatttgattttttcaaagaaatataagtaACGCTACGCTTACCGGTTGCATCATAGCGCGCAGCATAAAGTCGCCCGttgaatttaatgtttttaaaaacgtcGAGAAAGTATTTTTCATGGTTAGTAATGTTGATTTAACAAGCTTAGACATCATCTTTAACGGTTGACGGAAAATATTATTCCCCCAATTAATTCTATCCCATTTCTCTCCAGGAGTGACGTTCGTATTTCCATTGTCAGTTGTATAAGAAATGAT
The window above is part of the Temnothorax longispinosus isolate EJ_2023e chromosome 8, Tlon_JGU_v1, whole genome shotgun sequence genome. Proteins encoded here:
- the LOC139817132 gene encoding uncharacterized protein → MRVHLLLIVFFASTVLARSTRDRRDTAVTTVQPPIISYTTDNGNTNVTPGEKWDRINWGNNIFRQPLKMMSKLVKSTLLTMKNTFSTFLKTLNSTGDFMLRAMMQPFVVTLRMIIRMMDWMLQFV